A region of the Brachybacterium sacelli genome:
GTTCCAGTCGCACATGTGGGACGGCTCCGCCGTGCCGGTCGACGAGAACCTCGAGATCGCCGAGCGCCTGCTGGCCAAGACCACTGCGGCCAAGAAGCTGCTCGAGATCGAGATCGGCGTGGTCGGCGGCGAAGAGGACGGCGTCCAGGCGGACGTCTCCAACGACAAGCTCTTCTCCACCCCCGAGGACGGCCTGAAGACCGCCGCGAAGCTCGGGCTGGGCGAGAACGGCCGCTACCTCACGGCGCTCACCTTCGGCAACGTCCACGGCGTCTACAAGCCGGGCAACGTGAAGCTGCGCCCGAAGGTCCTCGACGACATCCAGCGGGCCGTCGGTGCGGAGTACGGCACCGAGCGTCCGTTCGACCTGGTCATGCACGGCGGCTCCGGCTCCACCGAGCAGGAGATCGCGGAGGCCCTGGACTACGGCGTCATCAAGATGAACATCGACACCGACACCCAGTACGCCTTCACGCGTCCGGCTGCGGCGCACATGTTCGAGAACTATGACGGAGTGCTCAAGGTTGACGGCGAGGTCGGCAACAAGAAGGCCTACGATCCCCGCGCCTGGGGCAAGAAGGCCGAGGCCGGACTGGCCGCGCGCCTGGTCGAGGCCTGCGAGAACCTCCGCTCGGCCGGGACCCACGCCTGAACGAGCTGGTACGGAGCCGCCCCCGGGCGGACCCCGCACAATGACGGAACCCCGGAGCTGCAGCTCCGGGGTTCCGTCATCTCCGCGGTGGGAGAGACGATGAATCGGGGGCAGGGGGCCTAGGTGTAGTTGGTCATGACGTTGTCGACGCCGGTGTGAAGTCGTGAGGCCGGGGGCTGGTCGCCGCAGGCGGTGTGGGGTCGGTGGAAATTGTAGTGATGGACCCAGATCGCGATCGCTTCGCGCCGCTCGGTCTCGGAGCCGTAGGGGCGGGCGTAGAGGCACTCCTCGGCCAGGATCCGCTGGTAGCGCTCGATCTTGCCGTTGTGGCGAGGTGTGTAGATCCTCGTACGCTGGTGCCGGGAGATGAAAGCGCAGGTCGATCGCCGAAACGCTGAGGCGGTGTAGTTGCTGCCGTTGTCGGTGACCAGCCGCGTGATCCAGGTGATGCCGTGCGCGGCGAAGAACACGCGGGCGCGATGGAAGAACCCGATGGTCGTGATCGCTTTCTCGTCCTCGAGCGACTCGGTGTAGGACAGGCGGGAGAAGCCGTCCTCCATGGAGTGGAGGTAGGTGTAGCCGACCTTTTGCTTGTGGGCGCGCTTGCCGGCGAGGGCCAGTTCGCTGCCACGACCATGGGCCCGCCAGCCGCCGCCGTCGGGAATCTGACCGACCTTCTTGACGTCCATGTGGACTATGTGGCCGGGGTAGCGGGCGGTGATCTTCCCTGGTGAACGCAGGTTCTCACCGTCTGGGGTGATATCGCGGATCCGGTTCAAGCCGAGGCGGTCCAGCCACCTCGTCACCGTCCTCACGCAGCACGCGAACCCGTGGCCGTCGGCGAGCTCGCGGGCGATCCGGCGCGCGGACCACTTCCTCTTCCGCCGCCAGGACTCGATCAGCTCGAGCACCCAGATCGGGAGGCGGGTGGGGCGGTTCGCCGGCGCGCTGGAGTGGTCTTGCAGGCCTGGGTCGCCGTGCTCGCGGTAGCGGCCGACCCATTTCGAGAGCGTGGTGCGAGCGATGTGAAACTCGGCCGCGACGTGGGCGATCGGGCGACCGGAGTCGATGACCTGCGCGACAGCTCGCTGCCTTCCAACGACGGTCAGCGGCGCATTACGGTGGTGCATGGAACGGGCCTCTTCCTGCGAGACGGTTGCTTAGACACCACCCATCGTGCAGTCCAGGGGCCCGTTCCTTCATCCCATACGCCGTGACCACAACGTCATGACCCGCAACACCTAGGGGTACGCGCGAGGCGCCGCGACGTGAGGCGCCAGGAAGGGCGAGAGGTGTCGGAACACGCTGGGCCGCGTCAGGGCCCGTGCGTCACCAGCGGTTGCCGGCGGCGCGTCCCATGACCCGCTTCAGCGCCGGCAGCACGTCGGCCAGGAAGATGCCCGCGATGACGATGCCGATCAGCATGAACAGCATCGACGCCCCGCCCTGGCCGATCGGCGCGGGCAGCGACAGGAAGCCCACCAGCATCGCCACGCCGGTGAGCACGGACCAGAAGACCTTCGTGCGCTTGCCGGCCGCGACGTAGGCGTCGGCGCGGAACCGCAGAGCGTTCACGAAGGCCCAGACCTCGGCCGCCAGGAGGGCCAGGGCGAGCACGAGGAAGATCCACATCTGGATGAGGGTGACCATCGCTCCAGGATACGGGACAGGCCTGAAGAGTCCTGAACAGGCGTGAAGAGGCCCCAACAGGCCCGAAGAGGCCTGAACGCACCTGACGAGCCCCCGGACGGGCCCTTCTCCGCCGAGCGCGCACCGTGGGCGAGCTCCGCTCGGGTGGCGGGAGCGGGTCATGTACCGCTGCGACCGATGTCGGTGTGGTGACCGGTCCGTAACAGCGCAGAACTCTCCGCAGCAGCGCAGAGACCGGGTCGGCTCGGTGTGGTGCGGCTCAGCGGCGTCGGTCGGGATCGGAGCGGTCGGTGATCAGCAGCTCGAGGGCTTCCGTGGTCGCCGGCGGCTCCAGGGCGCGCATCTCCATCGTCATCGGGCGCGGGCCGATGGCGTCGCCGTCGGCCGCGATCACCAGGCTGGGCAGGAACTGCTTGGCCTCCGAAGCGGTCAGCCCGGTGGCCTGCAGCAGATCGATCGCCAGCGAGCGCAACTGGATCGTGAGGGTCACACCCTCGAAATGCCCGGCCCTGCCCGGCCGGACGCCCTCGTCGTTGCGCAGCAGCATGTCCGGCGTCAGATAGGAGCAGTACAGCTGCAGCTTGCGGCGCACGGCCGTGAAGTCGACCTCGTCGTGCGCGACCGCGGTGCGCAGCTCCGTGACGGCGTCCCGCGCCGCCAGCAGCGCGTCGGCCAGGGTCGAATGGGCGTCCCCGTGGACGGCGTCGAGGAACTCCGTCTCCCGCCGGGCGATCACGCGCAGGTTCCGCATCGCCCGGTCCGACCCGATGAGCAGGTGCTCCAGCCGCCCCACGTCGTCGGCGTGACGCAGGCCGGAGGGGGAGAAGGTCGCCATCTCGTTGGCGACGTCGTTGGCCAGCGTCCACTCGTCGGTGTACTTCTGCGAGGTGTCGCGCAGGGACACCAGCGCGGCCTGCGAGACGTCCCGGTCACCGTTGCGCGCGGCCAGCGCGAGAGAGACCAGGGAGTCCTCGAGCTCCTGGTAGAAGGAGATCGCGGCACGGCTCTGCAGGCGCCGAGGATCCCCGGAGAGCAGCAGATGGATGATGATCGCGACCACCACCCCGGTCACGGCGTCCAGCACCCGCCCGCCGGGTGTCATCCCCGGGGTGATGGGCATGATCATCACCAGCAGCGACTGGATGGTGGCCTGGAACCCGAACAGGTTGGACTTGTCGATGAACCGCGCCAGCATGCCGGCGCAGAACACCACCACCAGGATCTGCCAGGTGCCCGAGCCGATGACCTGCCGGGCGACCTCGCCGAGCAGCACTCCGAACATCACGCCGGAGGCCATCTCGACGATCTTGCGCATCTTCTTCTCGATGCCGAACCCGATGATGACGAAGGCGACGATCGAGGAGAAGAACGGATGCTCGTGGTTCCACAGCACGGCGGAGACCGTGTAGGCGAGACCCGCGGCGACGGCTGCCCGGCTGACGGTCAGCACGTCACGGCGACCCCGGGACAGTCCGGTGGTGAACCAGGTGGACACCGACGTGCGCGCTCGCTCGAGCACGGGGATCGAAGAGGTGCGGGTGGGGACCCCGGAGCTGTGGCTCATGGGCGCACCGGATCCTCGAGCCGCATCCGCAGCAGCTCCTCGAGACGGAAGGTGTCGCCGTCGCGCGCGCCGCGGCCCACCACCAGCGGGGCCGTCGTCGGTTCGGGCGTCGCGCCGCGCAGCCGGGAGAGCAGGCCGCCGTCGACCCGCATCACGTAGTAGCTGCCCTCGGTGTCCACGGCGAGGGAGCGGTCCTGCTTGAGGTACCAGCCCTGCAGCGCCGTGCGGATCGTGCCGGATCCCGTGTACGGCCGAGCCCGCAGCGGGATCGGGGGGATGCCGGCGTCACGGAAGCGCGCGATGGCCTCGCGGATGGTGGAGGTCGCCCGGAGGTGCTCCTCCTCGCGGGCCGCCTGCAGCGCCTGCTCCTTGACCTCGAACACCTGCTGCCGGTGTCGGCTCCAGTCCTCCTGGTCGCCCTGTGCACTCATGCGCACCATTGTTCCAGGTCCGGTCCGTGCGCACAGGGGCGGACGGTAGGAGTGCGGTGCGGATGCTGTGGTGACGGCGTGGAAAATCCGCCGCGGACGTGACGACCGTGTGGCGACGACGGCGTCTCGGTGCTGGCTCGCCGTGGGGTCAGAGCTTGGCGGTGGCCGGACGATCGCCGTGCTCGCGGGACAGCACGATCGGCTCCTGCGAGGCGTCGATCCACACGGCGTCGGACCCACCGTCGCCGGTGCCGACGAGGACCTGCACGCTCAGCGCGGCATCGAGCGGGACCGCACGGCGCACGACGGCGAGCGCGATCGGACCGAGATCGGCGTGCAGCGCGGCGGAGGTGACGGTGCCGACGACCTTGCCGTCCGAGTCGCCCAGACGCACCTCGCCGCCGGGGGCCACGGGGACGTCCTGCGAGCCGTCCAGGTGCAGCATGACCAGCCGCCGCGGCGGCTGCCCGAGGTTCAGGACTTTCGCGACGGTCTCCTGCCCCCGGTAGCAGCCCTTCTCGGTGTGCACCGAGGTGCGCAGCAGGTCCAGCTCGTGGGGGATGGAGCGCTCGTCGACCTCCCGGACCGCGCGGGCCCGGTGATCGGCGATCCTCAGTGCCTCCCAGGAGCTCATCCCGGCCAGGTGCTCACCGCGCCAGGGGAGCCGGGCGAGGGCGTCGGCGTCGGCGACGGTGAGCACGGCGCCGACGGGATCGTCCGGATCGGGACCGTAGGCGATCCCGCCCGGGGCCACCTGGGGCCATGGCTCGGACCAGGTCGCGACCGGCTCCGGCAGCCCCAGGTCGCCGAGCACCTCGGCAGCGGGCGCGAGGGCGCCCAGCACCCGCAGGTCGTCCCGGTCGGTCAGCTCGACCCGTGCCGCGAAGCGCATCATCTCGAGGTACGTGCGCAGGCCCTCCCGGCAGCCGGCGTCCAGGACCAGCAGCAGCGCGTCCTCGTCCGTCACGACCGCGGAGGCGAGGTGCTCGACCCTGCCGCGCGGGGAGAGCACGGCCAGGCTCGCGGAGGAGCCGACGGGCGTGCCCTCGAGGACCTGCGTGGTGACCGTCGTCATCCAACTGCGGGCATCGGCCCCGCGCACCTCGAGCACCTCGAACTGGCCGAGGTCGACGACGGCGCGGCCGTCCAGCAGTCGACGCTGCTCGCGCAGCGGGGCGCCGTAGTGGGCGGGCACGGCCGCATCCGGGCCGTCGCCGAGGACGGCTCCGGTGCTGAGCAGCGGGCGGATGCCGCGGGTGGGCAGGGAGTCCTGATCAGGCACGGGTGAGCTCCACGGAGAGGTAGGGGGCCATGGTCGATGCGTCGGACTCCTGCGCACTCTGGGGGAGGCGCTGCTCCCACAGCCACATCAACCGCCCGCTGACGTAGCCGAACATGCGGGTCGCGGAGACCTGGGCCGGTGCGCCGGGGGTGCCGAGCGCGAGCTGCACCCGAGGTCCGCGGACCTCGCCCGACCAGCTCTCGTCGGCTCCGTCGCGGCGCTCGAAATGCGCCTCGAGGGCGTAGGACAGGAATCCGGCGGGGTCGCCGGGGCTCGCCGCGCGGGCGGCGGCCATGTCCTGGCCCGGCAGGGGATCGCCGACGGTCCAGATGCCGTCCTCGCGCATCAGCAGGGATCGCTCACCGGTTCCCGACAGAGCCGGCTCGGTGTCGTCGTCGCGGGTGAAGGCGCTGGTCGGAGGCAGCGGGGCGGGGTCGTCGATCTCGTGGATCGTCGAGCGCCAGCCGAGAGTGCCGTCCTCGCGAGCGGTGCAGACCAGCTGCTGCTCGATCCGTCGGTCGGGGGCATCGGCGTCCCCGGGCCGGTGGACGGCGCCCTCGCCGTGCCAGGTGTCGATCAGCCAGGCCAGCGGGTACAGCGACTCGGGCATCGAGGTGTCGAGCGTGATGGGCATGAGAAGCGCAGCGGCCGATCAGTGATCGAACAGGCGGGTGATCACCAGGACGGCGAAGGCCAAGGTGCCGAGGCCCACCAGGACCACCAGGGCGATGAAGAACAGAGAGAGCGCGGACATGGGGCCGAGTCTATCGTCCCCGGCGAGGTCTCAGGGGAGCAGGAGCACGGCGAGGTGGGCCACCACTCCGGCCGTGCCGACCGGCACCGCGCCCACCGCGAGCGAGGGCAGCGGTTCCCGGGCGATCAGCGAGGAGCCCACCAGCAGCTGGGCGGCGCCCGCCCCGACCGCGACCAGCGCGCCGAGCCCCGCGGCGATCAGGAGGCCGGTGCCCGCCAGGCTGGTGGCCAGCAGTGCGGTCACCCCGGTGCCGACGATGACGGAACTCACGAACCGAGGCGTCGGGGGCAACGGAGTGGCGTTGAGCAGGAGCGACGCCGCCAGGCCGGCGGCGAGTGCCGCGACCAGGCCGCTGCGACCGGTCGAGAGCGCCTCGACCTGCGCGAGCACCCAGGTCGCCGAGATCCCGGAGACGAACACGCCGGCGACCGTGCCGGTGAGCGAGGCGGTCAGTTCCCGCCGGTCCGAGCGCAGCATCTGCTGGGCGAAGGCGGCGAACACCCCCACCGCACAGAGCATCACGATCCCGGACACCGACGAGAACCGATCCGTCGAGGTCACGGCGAGCACGGCACCGCACACCCCGACGCCGGCGACCACGAACCGGGTGCCGACCGGGGACGGGAGCTCGAGCAGATCCGGCCAGGCGACACCGACCAGCAGGGTGAGCGCCGCGACGGCGACGGCCATGAGGACCGGCGAGACCGGGCCGGTGAGGGAGACCAGGGCGAGCAGGAGCGCCAGGGCAGCGCCGAGCGGAGCGCGCTCGGGAGCGGTCATGGGGCCTCCCTCGCACTCGGTTCCGGTCTCTTCGCGGTCGCCGACGGGTGTGGTCGGACGGGCGCTACAGTGGCAGTCTACGAGCGCCCCCTGGTGGCGGCATACTCAGCATCTCCCAGAGCCCCCGGAAGGACCCCATGATCACGACGGCTGCTCTGTCGCAGTCCCACCGCGAGGCGATCGGTGAACTGCTCGAGGCAGCCACCGTCCACGACGGGGTCTCCCCGCTGGACGAGGCGGCCTCCCTCGCACTCACCGGCGACGGGGCCCAGCACCTGCTGGTCGGCCCGGACGACGCCGAGAGCACCCCGGGCCGAGGGCTCCAGGTGCTGAGCGGCTATGCGAGCGTGCTGGCCGACGGCACCGTCCAGGGGATGGTCGACCCCGCACAGCGGCGACGCGGGCACGGCACCGCCCTGCTGCGGGCCGCCCTCGAGCTGCGTCCTGACGCGGGGGTGTGGGCCCACGGCGCGCTCGAGGCCTCCCTCGCGTTCCTCACCGGCGCCGGTCTGCACGAGACCCGTCGGCTGCTCACCCTCCGTCGCGACCTGACGGCGGCGAGCCCGGTGCCCGAGGTGCCTGCCCCCACCCTGGAGGACCTGCGCCTGGACACCTTCGAGGTGGACCGCGACGCGGACGCATGGCTCGAGGTCAACGCCGCCGCCTTCGCCGACCATCCCGAGCAGGGTGCCCTCACCCGCGACGACCTGGACCAGCGCCTGGCCGAACCGTGGTTCGATCCCGAGGACCTGCTGGTCGCCCGCCGGGGCGAGGAGCTCGTCGGCTTCGTGTGGGTCAAGCAGGAGCCGGGGGTCGGACTCGCGACCGGGCCGGCCGACGCCGAGATCTACGTGGTGGCGACGTCCCCCACGGTGCAGGGGCACGGTGTGGCCGGGTACCTGCTGGCAACGTCCCTGACCCGGCTGCAGCGTGCCGGGGTGCCCGGCGTCGAGCTGTACGTCGAGGCCGACAACGCCCCCGCCCTGCGTCTGTACGAGGCGTGGGGGTTCACCGTGTCGGGTCGCGACGTGCAGATGCGCACCGAGCAGATGCGCACTGCAGAGACGGGCTGATCGATGCAGGTCGCTCCCGGGAAGCCGCCCCCCGTCCTCGCCGCCGGTGCCCTCACCTGGCGCGAGGGGAAGGAGGGGACCGAGGTGCTGCTGGTGCACCGCCCCCGCTATGACGACTGGTCGATCCCCAAGGGCAAGCTCGACAAGGGCGAGACGTTCCCGGCGGCCGCCGTGCGCGAGGTCGCCGAGGAGACGGGATACCGGGTGCGTCTGCACCGCCCGCTGCCGGCATCCGTGTACCTGCTGCCCGACGGCCGCACCAAGATCGTCCAGTACTGGTGCGGGACGGTGCGGGCGAAGACGGCGCCGGGCCCCGTGGACGCCGCCGAGATCGACGACGTGAGATGGGTGCACCTGGACGAGGCGGAGCAGCTGGTGACCCGTCAGGGCGATCAGGTGTGCCTGGCGGCCCTGCGCCGGTACCAGGACGTCGACGAACTGGCGACGGTGCCGATCATCGTGCAGCGCCACGGCGCGGCGCTGTCCCGCTCGAAGTGGCGCAAGGGCGAGAAGAGCCGCCCTCTGAACTCCAAGGGGCGCAAGCAGGCGCAGGCCCTGCCGCCGCTGCTGGACGCCTTCGACCCGCGCAGCATCGTCAGCAGCCCGTGGAAGCGGTGCGTGGACACGGTCGATCCGCTGGCCCGTATCGAGGGGCTGACCATCCGCACCAAGGACCCGCTCAGCGAGGCCGGGCACGAGGACCATCCCTCCCGGACCCGGGCCGTGATCGAGCGGGTGCTGCACGAGGCGCAGGGCACCGTGGTGTGCACGCACCGTCCGGTGCTGCCCTCCGTGGTCCGGGCCGTGCGCGAGGTCGCCCGGCCCAGCGCCGCGCTCGAGCTGCCGCGGAGCGACCCTTTCCTCGCCGCCGGCGAGGCACTGATGCTGCACACGACGAGACAGGGGGCGGTGGTCGCCATCGAGCGCCATCTGCCCAATATCGGCTGAGCGCCGGACGACACGGCGCTCGAGGACACGGAACCATCGGACAGGGGAGCAGGGGAGACGGATGAGCATGTGGGACCCGAACGGGCACGACGAGAACGCGCGCCACGACGGGCGGGACGCCGAGCCGGGCTCCGCGGACCCGTACGCCGACAACGGCGCATGGGAGCAGGGCCCCGGCGCGACGAGCGCTGACGGCACAGATCCCTACGGGACAGGTCCCGGGGTGGCCGACCTCTACGGGGCGGGCCCGGGGGCCGGTGGCATCTACGGGTCGCAGCCGGGGGTCTCCGATCCCTACGGGACGGCCTCCGGCAGCAGCGACCCCTACGGGGGCGGCACCTGGTCCGCGAGCGGCAGCCCCGCTGCCTCCTTCGCCTCGCCCGACCCCGCCGGCGCGGGCCAGGGCCCGGTCGGCGCCCCGTACGGCCCGGTGGGCCCGTCGTACGGCCCGATGGGCCCGCCGTACGGCCCCGCGGGCCCCGCGCAGTACCACGGCGTCTACGCGATGCCCGCCCCGACCTCCGCGATGGCACTGACCGGGTTCATCGTGGGCCTCGCCTCCCTGATCCTGTGCAGCGGCCTCCCGGCCCCCGTCGGACTCGTCTTCTCGATCCTCGGCATGCGCGAGACCTCACCGTCGGCCGAGACCGTGAAGTCGGGGCGCGGCTTCGCGATCGCCGGGCTCGTGATCAGCATCCTCGGCACGCTCCTGCTCGCCTTCGTCGTGGCCTATTTCGTGATCGTCTTCGGGGCGCTCTTCTTCGTCGACATGCAGTGAGCGCGGCCCGCTCCGGCGACGAGCCCGGGGCGAGCGGATGAGGGTGGACCAGGGGCGCCGCGGAGGCGGTGCGAGTCACACCCGTCTCGGCGCACCGCTCACGATGTGACCTGATCGTTTCCATCCTGCGACCAGGGGGTTCATGGCGCCCAGCGTGCTGTTCACCTGCTGTTCACGCGCGGGCGGGCGGGCCGTCACCTGTGCTCCTTAGCGTCAGCGCCGACAGACTTCGCCCCATTTCGCCTCACGTGTTCCCGGGCTCTCGGGCCCCGAAAGGATCTTCAGTGAACGTTCGCCAGAACAAGCTCGTCTCGCTCGCCGCGCTCGGCCTGGTCGGCGGCCTGGCGCTGTCCGCCTGTGGCGGTGGCACGAACGCCGCTTCCGAGGGGTCCGACGCCGGTGGCGCGGCGTCCGCCGACTACTCCGGGCTGACCGGCAACCTCGCCGGCGCCGGCGCTTCCTCCACGCAGAACGCGCAGACCGCCTGGACCGAGACCTTCATGGGCCTGGCGCAGTCCCAGGGCAGCGATCTCTCGGTCACCTACGATCCCACGGGCTCCGGCACCGGTCGCGAGCAGTTCCTGTCCGGCCAGGTCTCCTTCGCCGGTTCCGATGCCGCGATGGACGAGGAGGAGCTCGCCGCCTCCGCCGAGGTGTGCAACGGGGAGCAGGCCATCGACGTGCCGCTGTACATCTCCCCGATCGCCGTGGTGTTCCAGATCGAGGGCGTCGACAGCCTCAATCTCACCCCCGAGGTGATCGCCGGCATCTTCGCGGGCGATATCACCAACTGGAACGACCCGAAGATCGCCGAGCACAACCCGGACGCCGACCTCCCCGATCTCGAGATCGTCCCGGTCCACCGCTCCGACGACTCGGGCACCACCGAGAACTTCACGGACTACCTCTCCCAGACCGCGCCCGACTCCTGGACCCACGGCCCCGTGGAGACCTGGCCCGTCGCCGGCGGACAGTCCGGGAACGGCACCTCCGGCATGATCTCCACCGTCGAGGGCGGCAACGGCACCATCGGCTACGCCGACGCCTCGCAGTCCGGGAACCTCGGCGTCGCCGCCGTGCAGGTCGGCGACGAGTTCGTCGAGTACAGCGCGGATGCGGCCGCCAAGGCCGTCGACGTCTCCCCGCGCGAGGAGGGCCGCGAGGAGAACGACATCGTCTTCGAGCTGGACCGCACCACCGAGGAGGAGGGCGTCTACCCGATCGTCCTGGTCTCCTACCTGGTGATGTGCGGCTCCTACTCCGACACCGCCACGGGCGACGCCGTCAAGGCCTACGCTTCCTACATCACGTCACCGGAGGGTCAGCAGGTCGCGGCCGACAACGCCGGCTCCGCCCCGCTGACGGAGGAGCTCTCCTCCGAGGTCCAGGCTGCGATCGACGGCATCAGCGTCGGTTGATCGCTCCTCGTGCACACTGACGTGCCGCCGGGTCAGTCGTGGCCCGGCGGCACCGTCGTGTCATCACCCAAGTCCCCGTGAGCTCTGAGGAAGGACCCTGTGAGCACCACTGACGCCGCGCCGGAGACCCCGGACGCGCCCCCAGCCTCGATGAGGAGCAGCCGCCGCCGGATCGGCGACTCCGTCTTCTCGTACCTGAGCATCGGATCGGGCCTGCTCATCTTCGTCACCCTCGCCCTGGTGGCCGTCTTCCTCACCAGCGAGTCGATGCCCGCGGTGATGGAGAGCCGGGAGGCCATCGGCGACGGTGCAGCGTTCTCCCTCGTGGAGACCACGCTCCCGCTGGTGTTCGGCACCGTCCTGGCCGCCGCGCTCGCGCTGGTCATCGCGATCCCGGTCTCCGTCGGCATCGCGCTGTTCATCTCGCACTACGCGCCGCGTCGGATGGCGTCCGGCCTGGGTTACATGATCGACCTGCTGGCCGCGGTGCCCTCGGTGGTCTACGGCCTGTGGGGCGGGATCTGGCTGGTCCCCAAGCTCGAGCCGCTCTACCTCTTCCTGAACACCACGCTCGGGACGTGGCCCACCTGGCCCGGATTCATGCCCTTCGTCGGCGGCGATCCGATCGTCGCCCTGTTCGCCGGGGATCCCCACGCGCCGATGCGCAACCTCGCCTCCGCCTCGATCGTGCTGGCCGTGATGGTCCTGCCCATCATCACCGCGGTCGCCCGCGAGGTCTTCCTGCAGACCCCGCGGCTGCAGGAGGAGGCGGCTCTCGCCCTCGGCGCCACCCGCTGGGAGACGGTCCGCACCGTCGTGCTGCCCTTCGGCCGCAGCGGCGTCGTCGCCGCGTCGATGCTCGGCCTCGGACGTGCGCTCGGCGAGACCATGGCCGTGCTGATGATCCTCGCCCCCGGGGCGACGTTCTCCTTCCACATCCTCGAGGTCGGCATGCACCAGACGATCGCCGCGAACATCGCCGCGAAGGAGGCGGAGTCCGCGGGCACCGAGATGTCGCTGTTGATCTTCACCGGCCTGGTGCTGTTCGTCCTGACGTTCCTCATCAACGCCATCGCCCGCTGGATCGTCGCCCGCAGCGGCGTCAAGAGCTGAGGTCACTGTGAGCACCACGACCCCCACCTCCGAGCACACCCCCACGATGCGGTCGCCCAACGAGCGCCGTCTGCCCTGGTACCACCTGGTGTTCACGGGGCTCGGCGGGCTGCTCATCGCGATCGCGGCGCTCGCGATCGTCGATGCCCTGTCGATCCCCGGCGCGATCCTGCTGGGCTTCGTGCTCCATCTGGCCCTGGGCTACCTCTACTCCCGCATCCGGGAAGGCCGTCGCTGGGCGATGGAGCGCCTGATGACCCTGCTGGTCATCGGCGCTTTTGCCATCGCCATGTTCCCGCTGCTGTCGCTGCTGTGGGAGGTCATCGCCCGCGGTCTGGTCCGCGTGGTCGCGGCGGCCCCGACGCCCTTCGCGTTCTGGACCATGGACATGTCCGGCATCATCGGCGGCGCGGATGCGGGCGGCGTCGTCCACGCGACCATCGGCACGTTGCTGATCACCCTGTGGGCCTCGATCATCTCGATCCCCATCGGCCTGTTCGCCGCGATCTTCCTGGTCGAGTACGCCGATTACGGCTGGCGCAGGGTGCTGGGCAAGGGCGTGACCTTCCTGGTCGACGTCATGACCGGTATCCCCTCGATCGTGGCGGGCCTCTTCGGCCTGGCCCTGTTCATCGCGATCCTGCCCGACGAGGGCGTGCGCATGGGCATCATGGGCGCCGTCGCGCTCTCCCTGCTGATGATCCCCACCGTGGTGCGCTCCTGCGAGGAGATGCTGCGCCTGGTCCCGATGGACCTGCGTGAGGCCTCCTACGCGCTGGGCGTGCCCAAGTGGCTGACCATCGTCAAGGTCGTGCTGCGCACTTCGATCGCGGGCCTGACCACAGGGATCACGCTCGCGATCGCCCGGGTGATCGGCGAGACGGCCCCGCTGCTGCTCACCGTCGGGATGGTGACCTCGGTGAACTGGAACATGTTCGACGGGCGCATGGCGACCCTGCCGACGTTCATCAACCAGCAGTACCGCGCGGGCAGCGCGAACTGCATCAGCGATACGGTCACCAACCCGTTCAACCAGGACGTCTACGCCTGCTCGATCTCGACGAACATCGATCGGGCCTGGGCCGCCGCCTTCACCCTGATCATCATCGTGATGGTGCTCAACATCGTCGCCCGACTGGTCAGCTACTACTTCTCCCCGAAGCTCAGCCGCTGAGCTGA
Encoded here:
- a CDS encoding FABP family protein, whose amino-acid sequence is MPITLDTSMPESLYPLAWLIDTWHGEGAVHRPGDADAPDRRIEQQLVCTAREDGTLGWRSTIHEIDDPAPLPPTSAFTRDDDTEPALSGTGERSLLMREDGIWTVGDPLPGQDMAAARAASPGDPAGFLSYALEAHFERRDGADESWSGEVRGPRVQLALGTPGAPAQVSATRMFGYVSGRLMWLWEQRLPQSAQESDASTMAPYLSVELTRA
- a CDS encoding IS481 family transposase, which produces MHHRNAPLTVVGRQRAVAQVIDSGRPIAHVAAEFHIARTTLSKWVGRYREHGDPGLQDHSSAPANRPTRLPIWVLELIESWRRKRKWSARRIARELADGHGFACCVRTVTRWLDRLGLNRIRDITPDGENLRSPGKITARYPGHIVHMDVKKVGQIPDGGGWRAHGRGSELALAGKRAHKQKVGYTYLHSMEDGFSRLSYTESLEDEKAITTIGFFHRARVFFAAHGITWITRLVTDNGSNYTASAFRRSTCAFISRHQRTRIYTPRHNGKIERYQRILAEECLYARPYGSETERREAIAIWVHHYNFHRPHTACGDQPPASRLHTGVDNVMTNYT
- the mshD gene encoding mycothiol synthase — translated: MITTAALSQSHREAIGELLEAATVHDGVSPLDEAASLALTGDGAQHLLVGPDDAESTPGRGLQVLSGYASVLADGTVQGMVDPAQRRRGHGTALLRAALELRPDAGVWAHGALEASLAFLTGAGLHETRRLLTLRRDLTAASPVPEVPAPTLEDLRLDTFEVDRDADAWLEVNAAAFADHPEQGALTRDDLDQRLAEPWFDPEDLLVARRGEELVGFVWVKQEPGVGLATGPADAEIYVVATSPTVQGHGVAGYLLATSLTRLQRAGVPGVELYVEADNAPALRLYEAWGFTVSGRDVQMRTEQMRTAETG
- a CDS encoding DUF2516 family protein, coding for MVTLIQMWIFLVLALALLAAEVWAFVNALRFRADAYVAAGKRTKVFWSVLTGVAMLVGFLSLPAPIGQGGASMLFMLIGIVIAGIFLADVLPALKRVMGRAAGNRW
- a CDS encoding YgfZ/GcvT domain-containing protein — its product is MPDQDSLPTRGIRPLLSTGAVLGDGPDAAVPAHYGAPLREQRRLLDGRAVVDLGQFEVLEVRGADARSWMTTVTTQVLEGTPVGSSASLAVLSPRGRVEHLASAVVTDEDALLLVLDAGCREGLRTYLEMMRFAARVELTDRDDLRVLGALAPAAEVLGDLGLPEPVATWSEPWPQVAPGGIAYGPDPDDPVGAVLTVADADALARLPWRGEHLAGMSSWEALRIADHRARAVREVDERSIPHELDLLRTSVHTEKGCYRGQETVAKVLNLGQPPRRLVMLHLDGSQDVPVAPGGEVRLGDSDGKVVGTVTSAALHADLGPIALAVVRRAVPLDAALSVQVLVGTGDGGSDAVWIDASQEPIVLSREHGDRPATAKL
- a CDS encoding FUSC family protein is translated as MSHSSGVPTRTSSIPVLERARTSVSTWFTTGLSRGRRDVLTVSRAAVAAGLAYTVSAVLWNHEHPFFSSIVAFVIIGFGIEKKMRKIVEMASGVMFGVLLGEVARQVIGSGTWQILVVVFCAGMLARFIDKSNLFGFQATIQSLLVMIMPITPGMTPGGRVLDAVTGVVVAIIIHLLLSGDPRRLQSRAAISFYQELEDSLVSLALAARNGDRDVSQAALVSLRDTSQKYTDEWTLANDVANEMATFSPSGLRHADDVGRLEHLLIGSDRAMRNLRVIARRETEFLDAVHGDAHSTLADALLAARDAVTELRTAVAHDEVDFTAVRRKLQLYCSYLTPDMLLRNDEGVRPGRAGHFEGVTLTIQLRSLAIDLLQATGLTASEAKQFLPSLVIAADGDAIGPRPMTMEMRALEPPATTEALELLITDRSDPDRRR
- the fbaA gene encoding class II fructose-bisphosphate aldolase, giving the protein MAVATPDQYAEMIDRAKAGKFAYPAVNVSSSQTATAALQGFAEANSDGIIQVSFGGAEYLSGSTIKDRVAGSIALAEYVHAVAKNYPINVALHTDHCAKEVLPTWVEPLIEWDLENRVNKGFDPLFQSHMWDGSAVPVDENLEIAERLLAKTTAAKKLLEIEIGVVGGEEDGVQADVSNDKLFSTPEDGLKTAAKLGLGENGRYLTALTFGNVHGVYKPGNVKLRPKVLDDIQRAVGAEYGTERPFDLVMHGGSGSTEQEIAEALDYGVIKMNIDTDTQYAFTRPAAAHMFENYDGVLKVDGEVGNKKAYDPRAWGKKAEAGLAARLVEACENLRSAGTHA